Proteins from one Sulfuriferula thiophila genomic window:
- a CDS encoding radical SAM protein gives MSAVLDQPQVVQFYRPDYHVKTPEMRSPEYVQMSTAAAITLGLVPGNMHRTACTNCLNLLVTYPEGCRANCTYCGLARHREETRDYADRNFIRVEWPTARYDDVIERVKLGNDKGQFQRMCISMITHPNSDSDTFVLLDKWMKELPHIPVSILSNPTTMEKEDLARLKQMGADIFTIALDAVTPAIFERTRGKTVDSPHRFEKYWQALEWAAEIFGPEKFGAHLICGMGETEQEILEVCQKIKDMGGHNHMFAFFPEQGSMMEDWPACDRGQWRRVQLARFIIDYAGGHISNMMFDAEGKVIDFGLAEDELAELVNSGKPFQTSGCPGKDDEEVSACNRPYGDSSPTDIFSFPFALARKDVENVKRQMAGEDIGAGLI, from the coding sequence ATGAGCGCAGTCTTAGATCAACCCCAAGTGGTTCAGTTTTACCGTCCCGACTATCACGTCAAAACCCCGGAAATGCGTTCGCCAGAATATGTGCAGATGAGTACTGCTGCGGCGATTACTTTAGGGCTGGTACCAGGCAATATGCATCGTACAGCCTGCACCAATTGCTTGAACTTGCTGGTTACCTATCCTGAAGGTTGTCGTGCAAACTGCACCTATTGTGGTTTGGCGCGTCACCGTGAAGAAACGCGTGATTATGCTGATCGTAACTTTATTCGCGTAGAATGGCCGACCGCTCGCTATGATGACGTGATTGAGCGCGTCAAGCTGGGCAATGACAAAGGTCAGTTCCAGCGCATGTGCATCTCCATGATCACTCACCCTAATTCTGATTCCGATACCTTTGTATTGCTGGATAAGTGGATGAAAGAACTGCCGCACATACCAGTGTCTATTCTTTCAAATCCAACCACCATGGAAAAAGAAGATCTGGCACGATTGAAACAGATGGGCGCAGATATCTTTACTATCGCACTGGATGCGGTTACACCGGCGATCTTTGAACGTACCCGTGGCAAGACTGTTGATAGCCCGCACCGTTTTGAAAAATACTGGCAAGCGCTGGAGTGGGCGGCAGAAATATTCGGACCAGAGAAATTCGGTGCGCATCTGATCTGCGGTATGGGTGAAACTGAACAAGAAATCCTCGAAGTCTGCCAGAAGATCAAAGACATGGGCGGTCATAACCACATGTTTGCATTCTTCCCGGAGCAAGGTTCCATGATGGAAGACTGGCCCGCTTGTGACCGTGGACAATGGCGCCGCGTGCAATTAGCACGCTTCATCATCGACTACGCAGGCGGTCATATCAGCAACATGATGTTTGATGCTGAAGGCAAGGTGATTGATTTCGGACTGGCCGAAGATGAACTGGCTGAGTTGGTGAATTCCGGCAAGCCGTTCCAGACATCAGGCTGCCCAGGCAAGGATGACGAAGAAGTGTCAGCATGCAACCGTCCTTATGGTGATTCCAGCCCAACCGACATTTTCTCTTTCCCGTTTGCGTTGGCACGTAAGGACGTTGAAAACGTCAAACGCCAAATGGCTGGTGAAGATATAGGTGCTGGTTTGATCTGA
- a CDS encoding glycine cleavage system protein H has protein sequence MECNGCEFRPELYYDDQYQIWARREEDGTLTVGMTDISQTVAGKILHVRVRRPGTLRPVGKPVATIESGKWAGPVPNVFDCVIEEANHDVLDDPNLLNIEPYEAWIARVRPSGSIDDALASMLTGDVAQAGYCERTRREDIHCERGAR, from the coding sequence ATGGAATGCAACGGCTGCGAGTTCCGACCGGAACTCTACTATGATGATCAATACCAGATTTGGGCGCGCCGTGAGGAAGACGGTACGCTTACAGTTGGTATGACTGATATATCCCAAACAGTAGCAGGTAAAATTTTACATGTGCGGGTACGTAGACCGGGTACACTCCGCCCTGTTGGCAAGCCAGTAGCTACCATCGAAAGTGGGAAATGGGCTGGTCCAGTTCCAAACGTTTTCGACTGCGTGATTGAAGAAGCCAATCATGATGTATTAGATGACCCGAATTTACTCAATATCGAACCCTATGAAGCTTGGATTGCTCGCGTACGACCGTCTGGCAGTATTGATGATGCACTAGCAAGTATGCTTACAGGCGATGTTGCGCAAGCTGGTTACTGTGAGCGTACGCGCAGAGAAGATATACATTGTGAAAGGGGTGCGCGATAA
- a CDS encoding glycine cleavage system protein H has product MATVRGCNLPDDLYYNVDNNVWARREADGTLTIGMTAYACSLAGEIVSYTPKKVGKEIEQNKSVCTVESGKWVGPVKAPVTGEILAINPDVAGKPGTINADSYGSGWLVKMKPTNWDGESGSLITGGAVAGAFETKMNADGFGGC; this is encoded by the coding sequence ATGGCAACAGTACGTGGTTGCAACCTTCCTGACGATCTATATTACAACGTCGACAACAACGTGTGGGCACGCCGTGAAGCTGATGGTACTCTTACCATTGGTATGACTGCTTATGCTTGCTCATTGGCTGGCGAAATCGTTTCTTATACCCCTAAAAAAGTGGGTAAAGAAATCGAGCAGAATAAATCTGTATGTACAGTAGAGTCTGGTAAGTGGGTTGGTCCGGTTAAAGCTCCTGTAACTGGTGAAATTCTTGCAATCAATCCTGATGTTGCTGGCAAGCCTGGCACCATCAACGCAGATTCCTATGGTAGCGGCTGGTTGGTTAAAATGAAGCCAACAAACTGGGATGGTGAGTCTGGTTCCTTAATTACTGGCGGTGCAGTTGCTGGCGCGTTCGAAACAAAAATGAATGCTGACGGCTTTGGTGGTTGCTAA
- a CDS encoding CoB--CoM heterodisulfide reductase iron-sulfur subunit A family protein has product MSDTVLVVGAGPTGLSAAAGVASIGKKVILVEKEAVLGGAPILSGYAKLVPSGEWAKDAIGRMVKRVEDNANVTIHKSTKVVKVEGEAGNFTVTLSNGQTANVASIILGTGFTHFDSINKPEWGFGTHEDVLTTTQMEQMVSSGKIACPSNGRVPERVAILLCVGSRDRQIGREWCSKICCTVSTNLAMEIKEISPTTEVFIYYMDIRTFGLYEDKFYWKSQEEFKTKFVKARIAEVTKSADGRLLVKGEDTLVKRPIVIPMDIVVHAIGMDPSEENPELSKIFGIGLEKHGFVDKGEQYTSTFSSTRRGIYVGGAALGPEDIDTSISHGLAMAMRAVGDMNALVQKAA; this is encoded by the coding sequence ATGTCTGATACCGTTTTAGTAGTGGGCGCAGGCCCGACTGGTTTGTCTGCTGCGGCAGGTGTGGCATCCATCGGCAAAAAAGTAATTTTAGTCGAAAAAGAAGCTGTTCTTGGTGGAGCGCCAATCTTATCTGGCTATGCCAAATTAGTTCCGTCCGGTGAATGGGCTAAAGATGCCATTGGCCGTATGGTTAAGCGGGTGGAAGATAATGCCAACGTGACTATTCACAAATCAACTAAAGTAGTTAAGGTTGAAGGTGAGGCAGGTAATTTCACAGTGACTTTGTCAAACGGACAAACAGCTAATGTTGCAAGCATTATTCTGGGAACTGGTTTTACCCACTTTGACTCTATCAATAAGCCTGAATGGGGTTTTGGTACTCATGAAGACGTTTTAACAACGACTCAAATGGAACAGATGGTTTCGAGTGGCAAGATTGCATGCCCTTCAAATGGTCGCGTGCCTGAGCGTGTTGCTATTCTGTTGTGTGTGGGTTCACGTGATCGTCAAATCGGTCGTGAATGGTGCTCAAAGATTTGCTGTACCGTTTCAACTAATCTCGCGATGGAAATCAAGGAAATCTCGCCTACAACTGAAGTGTTCATTTATTACATGGACATTCGCACTTTCGGATTGTACGAAGATAAATTCTATTGGAAGTCACAAGAAGAGTTCAAGACCAAGTTCGTTAAAGCGCGTATTGCAGAAGTTACAAAATCTGCAGATGGCCGTTTGCTGGTAAAGGGCGAAGATACATTAGTTAAGCGTCCTATCGTTATCCCTATGGATATCGTAGTTCATGCCATTGGTATGGATCCTAGTGAAGAAAATCCAGAACTTTCCAAAATCTTTGGAATTGGCTTGGAAAAGCATGGTTTCGTCGATAAGGGTGAGCAGTACACTAGCACCTTCAGCAGCACAAGACGTGGTATCTATGTAGGTGGTGCAGCACTGGGCCCTGAAGATATTGATACCAGCATTTCACATGGCTTGGCCATGGCTATGCGTGCTGTGGGTGATATGAATGCTTTGGTTCAAAAAGCAGCCTAA
- a CDS encoding CoB--CoM heterodisulfide reductase iron-sulfur subunit B family protein, which yields MAKVAYYPGCALEGSGGPYDRSTRALVKSLGMEMETVHDWNCCGAMEVKNIHPMLQTYMSARVMAIASEQMGYDTVMAPCNGCYHNLKKAEYELATSKDSLDTLQGLAKKSDDPVYKGDVRTVHLLEWLMEDLGADGIKQKISKSLNGIKIANYYGCMYTRPRQIFPEKDQGPGSESSYKPHFMDDLLGAAGAVNVDFPLKTACCGGAHTLSDADTSTQLVLNIIQAAEDAGAEVIATECPTCHSGLEMHQVRAETEFGIKTNVKILYFTQLLGLAMGLSARKLGVHENVSDSLDFLHEKGVV from the coding sequence ATGGCTAAAGTAGCCTATTATCCAGGATGCGCACTGGAAGGTTCAGGCGGTCCTTATGATCGCTCAACCCGTGCTTTGGTTAAGAGTCTTGGCATGGAAATGGAAACAGTGCATGACTGGAACTGCTGCGGTGCAATGGAAGTTAAAAACATTCACCCTATGCTGCAGACCTATATGTCAGCACGTGTCATGGCAATTGCAAGCGAGCAAATGGGTTATGACACCGTTATGGCACCATGCAATGGCTGTTACCACAACCTGAAAAAAGCTGAATATGAACTTGCAACCTCTAAAGATTCTTTGGATACGTTGCAAGGTTTGGCCAAAAAATCGGATGATCCTGTTTACAAGGGTGATGTACGTACAGTGCACTTGCTCGAATGGCTGATGGAAGATTTAGGTGCTGATGGTATTAAGCAAAAGATATCAAAGAGCTTGAACGGTATCAAAATTGCAAACTACTATGGTTGCATGTACACACGTCCACGCCAGATTTTTCCCGAAAAAGATCAAGGGCCAGGTAGCGAGTCTAGCTATAAGCCGCATTTTATGGATGATTTGCTTGGCGCAGCCGGCGCAGTCAATGTTGATTTCCCATTGAAAACAGCTTGCTGTGGTGGTGCACATACTTTGTCTGATGCTGATACATCAACCCAATTGGTTCTGAATATCATTCAGGCTGCTGAAGATGCTGGTGCAGAAGTGATTGCAACTGAGTGTCCAACATGCCATTCTGGTTTGGAAATGCACCAGGTGCGGGCCGAGACTGAGTTTGGTATTAAAACCAATGTGAAAATACTGTATTTCACACAACTGCTTGGCTTAGCAATGGGCTTGTCAGCTCGTAAGCTGGGTGTTCATGAAAACGTCAGCGACTCATTAGACTTTTTGCATGAAAAAGGCGTAGTTTAA
- a CDS encoding 4Fe-4S dicluster domain-containing protein translates to MAIHEKTLIDPDRLITSDTLVVDGVDVSGHWNTMILPRTLKEYDDGFETHIKTFEGAENVHRCWQCGSCTNSCTMYAQNTDFNPRYWIYLTRLGLKDEILKDKDIIWQCVSCNKCTNICPKDVRPEGVMKALAHWIEAEGYGEKSKSTIFDEEFARQCLERGRIEDSEVMTNFYKNTNQDIKEMALNGWLGIFVARMNKWTELRKGNVFKFLTRTPIMHSLHMGWSMVFKPKTKSWGRTGEVLSQYVKEQKELSHG, encoded by the coding sequence ATGGCAATTCATGAAAAAACACTGATTGACCCGGATCGGCTCATTACTAGCGATACCTTGGTTGTTGATGGCGTTGACGTGTCGGGTCACTGGAATACCATGATACTGCCGCGCACATTGAAAGAATATGATGATGGATTTGAAACCCACATCAAAACTTTCGAAGGTGCTGAAAACGTTCATCGTTGCTGGCAATGTGGTTCGTGCACCAACTCGTGCACCATGTACGCACAAAATACGGATTTTAATCCACGCTACTGGATCTATCTGACCCGTCTGGGTTTGAAAGATGAAATTCTGAAAGATAAGGATATTATCTGGCAGTGTGTTTCGTGCAATAAGTGTACAAATATATGTCCAAAAGATGTGCGCCCTGAGGGAGTTATGAAGGCGCTTGCACACTGGATCGAAGCTGAAGGCTATGGTGAGAAGTCCAAATCAACAATATTTGATGAAGAATTTGCTCGTCAATGTTTGGAGCGTGGTCGCATCGAAGATTCTGAAGTGATGACCAACTTCTACAAAAATACCAACCAAGATATTAAGGAAATGGCATTAAATGGCTGGTTGGGTATTTTTGTTGCGCGTATGAACAAGTGGACCGAATTGCGTAAGGGTAATGTGTTCAAGTTCCTGACACGCACTCCTATTATGCATTCGTTGCATATGGGCTGGTCTATGGTATTCAAGCCTAAGACTAAGTCATGGGGTCGTACAGGTGAAGTTCTGAGTCAATACGTGAAAGAGCAGAAGGAGTTATCACATGGCTAA
- a CDS encoding OmpP1/FadL family transporter: MKLKKLMTVMAVAGIALPGAAMATNGMFADGYGMVAAGMGGAATAMSEDAFGGANNPASMVFVGDRIDFGASIFSPRREATSMDFGAGNGSSTTIQSDKNYFVVPEFGYNKMMNKDLSLGVTVYGNGGMNTDYKPGSNNINFYGNTGRLGVDLIQLAIAPTAAFKIAPNHSIGISPLIAYQRFKADGMLSDNANGNGTGNSINPGYDDAFGYGVRIGYMGKLTSDLTVGASYSSKVTMQKFDKYKDNLLAPGNGALDLAENYSVGVAYKMMPDLTVALDYMRINYGNVASIGTPTAQRGFGWHDIDVWKLGAQYKYNKNWTMRAGWNHGDNPINATDAFSNIVAPGVIKDHLTMGTTYLTSTGGELTVAYTHGFENSITGPNAAVPTSPTTIRMHQDIIGVAYGWKM; this comes from the coding sequence ATGAAATTGAAGAAATTAATGACAGTGATGGCTGTTGCCGGTATTGCTTTACCAGGCGCTGCTATGGCAACTAACGGTATGTTCGCTGACGGCTACGGTATGGTAGCTGCCGGTATGGGTGGTGCGGCTACGGCCATGTCTGAAGATGCTTTTGGTGGTGCTAACAACCCTGCATCTATGGTGTTCGTTGGAGATCGTATTGATTTCGGTGCTTCAATTTTCAGCCCACGTCGTGAAGCGACAAGTATGGATTTTGGTGCTGGTAATGGTAGCTCAACAACAATACAAAGCGATAAAAATTACTTCGTTGTTCCAGAGTTTGGTTATAACAAAATGATGAATAAAGACTTATCATTGGGTGTGACAGTATATGGTAACGGCGGCATGAATACTGACTATAAGCCAGGATCGAATAACATTAACTTTTATGGTAATACAGGTCGTCTGGGCGTTGATTTAATTCAGTTAGCAATTGCGCCAACCGCAGCATTTAAAATCGCACCGAATCACTCGATTGGTATTTCACCGTTAATTGCATATCAGCGTTTTAAAGCGGATGGTATGTTGAGTGATAATGCAAATGGTAATGGTACAGGCAATAGTATTAATCCAGGTTATGACGATGCTTTCGGTTATGGCGTGCGTATTGGCTACATGGGTAAACTTACATCTGATTTGACAGTTGGCGCATCATACTCTAGTAAAGTAACCATGCAAAAATTTGACAAATATAAAGATAATCTGCTTGCTCCAGGTAATGGCGCGCTGGACTTAGCTGAGAACTATAGCGTAGGTGTGGCATATAAAATGATGCCTGATTTGACTGTGGCGTTAGATTACATGCGCATCAATTATGGTAATGTTGCTTCTATTGGTACTCCAACTGCTCAGCGTGGATTTGGTTGGCACGATATAGATGTGTGGAAACTGGGTGCTCAGTACAAATATAACAAAAATTGGACTATGCGTGCTGGTTGGAATCATGGCGATAACCCGATTAACGCTACTGATGCTTTCAGTAATATCGTTGCTCCAGGTGTAATCAAGGATCACTTGACCATGGGTACTACTTACTTGACTTCAACTGGTGGTGAGTTGACAGTGGCCTATACGCACGGCTTTGAGAATTCTATCACTGGTCCAAATGCAGCCGTTCCTACTTCACCAACTACAATTCGCATGCACCAGGATATCATTGGTGTGGCTTACGGCTGGAAAATGTAA
- a CDS encoding radical SAM protein: MDGIELDAALVNEMQSKFAGLQGERVGRVNFYTPTFKAFASSEITGCGKSAWPAVSITGGDCKLQCDHCKAKILEPMIAARTPEDLWRVVNDQINGGAQGMLLTGGSNHRNEVEYDDYYATIRKIKDTFPEFKIAMHTALVDMDIARRMEDCGIDAAMMDVIGSQDTITQVYHLRRTVDDFERTLEYLVSTKLKVVPHIVLGLHYGHMLGEWNALEIIQRHKPQAVVLVVVMPFYAPENRPFVTPDSKEVGRFFMDARAALPDVPLLLGCARPPGRVKLEIDSYAVMAGLNGLAHPSDGMVELAVRLERDVRVTPACCSIAIGDEVMAIETDESGLQVDIQKVIEHERTKRPSFASSSSLSGIKVVTAGQPETVGGCCG; the protein is encoded by the coding sequence TTGGATGGCATTGAGTTGGATGCTGCCTTGGTTAATGAGATGCAGAGTAAATTTGCTGGGTTGCAAGGAGAGCGTGTTGGTCGAGTGAATTTTTATACGCCAACATTTAAAGCCTTTGCAAGCTCCGAAATTACTGGTTGTGGTAAGAGTGCATGGCCTGCTGTTTCGATTACAGGTGGTGACTGCAAGCTGCAGTGTGATCACTGTAAGGCAAAAATTCTGGAGCCCATGATTGCTGCGCGTACACCTGAAGATTTGTGGCGTGTGGTTAATGACCAGATTAACGGTGGTGCACAGGGCATGCTGTTGACGGGAGGTTCTAATCACCGCAACGAAGTTGAATACGACGACTACTACGCAACCATTCGTAAAATCAAGGATACATTTCCTGAGTTTAAAATTGCAATGCATACAGCGCTTGTCGATATGGATATCGCGCGCCGTATGGAAGATTGCGGTATTGATGCGGCAATGATGGACGTAATCGGTTCGCAAGATACAATTACGCAAGTCTATCATTTGCGCAGAACCGTTGATGATTTTGAAAGAACATTAGAGTATCTCGTATCGACAAAATTGAAAGTAGTGCCGCACATTGTGCTTGGGTTGCACTATGGCCATATGCTGGGTGAGTGGAATGCGCTTGAAATTATTCAGCGCCATAAACCGCAAGCGGTCGTGCTGGTAGTGGTAATGCCATTCTATGCCCCTGAAAATCGTCCATTCGTTACACCTGATAGTAAGGAAGTCGGTCGTTTCTTCATGGATGCGCGCGCCGCGCTGCCGGATGTGCCATTATTGCTGGGTTGCGCAAGACCACCGGGTCGGGTAAAGCTTGAGATCGACAGCTATGCTGTTATGGCTGGTTTGAACGGCTTGGCTCATCCTTCGGATGGTATGGTCGAATTGGCTGTGCGCCTGGAACGTGATGTTCGTGTAACGCCTGCATGTTGTTCCATCGCAATTGGCGATGAAGTAATGGCAATTGAAACTGACGAGTCTGGATTGCAAGTTGACATCCAGAAGGTGATTGAACACGAGCGCACAAAGCGTCCGAGTTTTGCAAGCAGCAGTAGCCTCTCTGGAATTAAGGTAGTTACGGCAGGGCAACCGGAGACGGTTGGTGGTTGCTGCGGTTAA
- a CDS encoding response regulator, whose amino-acid sequence MDETVKEHILVVDDDDGLRSLLEQYLTTNGFEVSLAANGVAMDEVLQSVKPDLVILDQMMPGEDGLSIARRLRGNAHMPIIMLSARGEDIDRIVGLEVGADDYLAKPFNPRELLARIRAVLRRKQDAIATEQPATGNMVRFGDFELDLDAQRLSKAGVEVSLTSAEFTILQIFTSHPNRVLSRDQLMDMLKGYDRDPFDRSIDVRVTRLRRKIEVNPAEPAYIRTVWGQGYLFAPKGIAK is encoded by the coding sequence ATGGATGAGACTGTAAAAGAGCATATATTAGTCGTGGATGACGACGATGGTTTACGCAGCTTGCTTGAGCAATATCTGACTACCAACGGGTTCGAGGTGAGCCTGGCAGCTAATGGTGTTGCCATGGATGAAGTATTGCAAAGCGTAAAGCCCGATCTGGTTATCCTGGATCAAATGATGCCCGGTGAGGATGGTTTGTCTATCGCGAGGCGGTTGCGTGGTAACGCTCACATGCCAATTATTATGCTCTCTGCGCGCGGTGAGGATATTGATCGCATAGTGGGGCTGGAGGTGGGTGCAGATGACTATCTGGCCAAGCCGTTTAATCCGCGAGAATTGCTGGCGCGTATACGTGCAGTGTTAAGGCGTAAGCAGGATGCGATAGCCACAGAACAACCAGCTACCGGGAATATGGTACGCTTCGGTGATTTTGAACTGGACCTGGATGCGCAGCGTTTAAGCAAGGCCGGCGTGGAGGTGAGTCTGACCTCGGCAGAGTTCACTATACTGCAAATTTTCACCAGCCATCCTAACCGCGTGCTGTCGCGCGATCAGTTAATGGATATGCTTAAAGGTTACGATCGGGATCCATTTGATCGCAGCATCGATGTGCGGGTAACCAGGTTGCGCCGCAAAATCGAGGTCAATCCGGCTGAGCCGGCTTATATACGTACAGTGTGGGGCCAGGGTTATTTATTTGCACCAAAAGGAATAGCCAAGTGA
- a CDS encoding DsrE family protein, translated as MADHHYLDNEEKSVIIVMTSGPSTPHRCATPFYIGAILASMEADVSIFFTMEAVKLAQKGIADNFAAMEGGKTIIEFIRDAKAAGVKLYLCKPAMPGYKLTESDIIDEVDEIANASKMADLILACDKSMFF; from the coding sequence ATGGCAGACCATCATTATTTAGATAATGAAGAGAAGTCGGTTATCATCGTCATGACGAGTGGTCCGTCGACGCCACATAGGTGCGCGACTCCGTTTTATATTGGTGCAATACTGGCTTCAATGGAAGCAGATGTAAGTATATTTTTTACCATGGAAGCCGTTAAGTTAGCGCAAAAAGGGATTGCAGATAATTTCGCAGCTATGGAAGGTGGCAAAACGATAATAGAATTTATTCGTGATGCTAAAGCAGCTGGTGTAAAATTATACTTGTGCAAGCCTGCAATGCCTGGTTACAAGTTAACTGAATCAGACATTATTGATGAAGTTGATGAAATTGCTAACGCTAGCAAGATGGCTGATTTGATTTTGGCATGCGATAAATCAATGTTTTTCTGA
- a CDS encoding lipoate--protein ligase family protein, producing MELPVNTWRVLDTGTRPAAENIALNRALLELRQQDKSPNTLRFLGFEPCALLGFHQSAEQELNVEYCNTHAVTIQRRITGGGAIYFDTTQLGWELYLHKRDLGTADMTAISKRICEAVARGISSLGVAAQFRPRNDIEVEGRKISGTGGAFDGDALMYQGTLLIEFDVEKMLRVLNIPAEKLSDKAIASARERVTNLADLLGYTPLRADVLLAISTALAAEFNVQFASGELTPEETQLYTEALQEINHPDWVNMIERPADDRPVVTAARKFAAGMLRVNVAYDRTMHRIKQVWFSGDVFISPRRTLIDLEAALRDSHEDKLSIIVTDFFKQRTVDMLTLTPEDIIAVIREALDVAEAAA from the coding sequence ATGGAACTGCCAGTAAACACGTGGCGTGTGCTCGATACAGGTACACGGCCGGCGGCAGAAAATATCGCACTTAATCGTGCATTGCTGGAATTGCGGCAGCAGGATAAATCTCCGAATACATTACGTTTTCTAGGATTTGAGCCTTGTGCATTGCTTGGTTTCCATCAAAGCGCTGAACAAGAGCTTAATGTTGAATACTGTAATACCCATGCAGTCACAATTCAGCGGCGCATAACCGGTGGTGGTGCAATTTACTTTGACACCACACAACTGGGCTGGGAATTGTATTTGCATAAGCGCGATCTGGGTACTGCCGACATGACGGCAATATCTAAGCGCATTTGTGAAGCGGTTGCCAGAGGGATTTCTTCGTTGGGTGTCGCCGCACAATTCAGACCCAGGAATGATATCGAAGTAGAAGGACGTAAGATATCTGGTACGGGTGGCGCGTTTGATGGTGATGCCCTGATGTATCAGGGGACATTGCTGATTGAATTCGATGTGGAAAAAATGCTGCGGGTGCTGAATATACCGGCAGAAAAATTATCAGATAAGGCGATTGCTTCAGCACGTGAGCGCGTAACCAATCTGGCCGATTTGCTGGGCTATACGCCATTGCGTGCAGATGTTCTCCTGGCGATAAGTACAGCGCTGGCTGCGGAATTCAATGTGCAGTTTGCGTCGGGAGAGTTAACTCCCGAAGAAACGCAGTTATATACCGAGGCGTTGCAAGAGATCAATCATCCCGACTGGGTGAATATGATAGAACGGCCGGCAGATGATAGGCCAGTGGTGACAGCTGCACGCAAATTTGCAGCCGGTATGTTAAGGGTAAATGTTGCATATGATCGGACTATGCACCGCATCAAGCAGGTATGGTTTAGTGGTGATGTGTTTATCAGCCCGAGACGAACGCTAATAGATTTAGAAGCTGCTTTGCGAGATAGCCACGAAGATAAATTAAGCATAATTGTGACTGATTTTTTTAAACAACGAACGGTCGATATGTTGACGCTTACGCCTGAAGATATTATCGCCGTGATCAGAGAAGCGCTCGATGTCGCCGAGGCAGCAGCATGA
- a CDS encoding geranylgeranyl reductase family protein produces the protein MMHKADVLIIGLGPAGAAAASAAAERGLSVIGVDRRHEIGIPVQCAEFIPLPMGKYAKADGVLYQHIKGMKSFLPSGAVAETEFPGLMINRAAFDQAIANKARAHGAELWLNSRLVSLDAEKSSARISTSKGEVTVEYKLLVAADGPHSLVAESLGLPEMEVVTTRQYTVPLKREYVDTDIWLSADYPGGYAWLFPKGKWANLGLGLDKRFAADMKKPLDALHKQLVEQGLVGEEITYRTGGAIPVGGLRENLVVGNIMFTGDAAGLTHPITGAGIAAAVISGERAGQAAVAMLVDKDEDALADFEEDVRDQFEVAVSRAVTRRKWLDQYWKTEAAQTDSLHRKSWIAFPDYFLA, from the coding sequence ATGATGCATAAAGCGGATGTTTTAATAATAGGATTAGGGCCGGCTGGCGCAGCTGCCGCCTCAGCCGCTGCTGAGCGGGGTTTGTCAGTTATCGGTGTAGATCGCCGGCATGAAATCGGTATCCCTGTGCAATGCGCAGAATTTATTCCATTGCCTATGGGTAAATACGCCAAAGCGGATGGCGTGTTATACCAGCATATTAAGGGCATGAAGAGCTTTTTGCCATCAGGTGCCGTTGCTGAGACAGAATTTCCCGGTCTGATGATCAATCGTGCGGCATTTGATCAGGCGATTGCTAATAAAGCACGTGCACATGGTGCTGAGCTCTGGTTGAATAGCCGTTTAGTAAGCCTTGACGCGGAGAAATCCAGTGCAAGAATTTCGACATCGAAGGGTGAAGTCACTGTAGAGTATAAATTGCTGGTTGCAGCAGATGGCCCGCATTCACTGGTTGCAGAGTCCCTTGGCCTACCGGAAATGGAAGTGGTTACTACCCGGCAATATACTGTGCCGCTCAAGCGTGAATATGTAGATACAGATATCTGGCTATCTGCGGATTACCCCGGTGGTTACGCCTGGCTGTTCCCGAAAGGTAAATGGGCTAACCTGGGGCTAGGTCTGGATAAACGTTTTGCAGCGGACATGAAAAAACCACTGGATGCGCTGCATAAACAACTGGTAGAGCAAGGCCTGGTAGGCGAAGAAATAACTTACCGAACAGGTGGTGCAATACCGGTAGGTGGATTACGTGAGAATTTGGTAGTTGGTAATATAATGTTTACCGGCGATGCGGCGGGTTTGACACACCCTATTACCGGTGCCGGTATTGCTGCGGCAGTAATATCCGGTGAACGCGCCGGACAGGCTGCTGTAGCGATGTTAGTGGATAAAGACGAAGACGCGTTGGCTGATTTTGAAGAAGACGTGCGCGACCAATTTGAAGTGGCTGTAAGCCGTGCGGTTACTCGCCGCAAATGGCTGGATCAATACTGGAAGACTGAGGCTGCGCAAACGGACAGTTTGCACCGCAAAAGCTGGATAGCCTTCCCCGATTATTTTTTAGCATAA